In Nostoc sp. CENA543, a single genomic region encodes these proteins:
- the uvrB gene encoding excinuclease ABC subunit UvrB: MTEFGLQAPFSPTGDQPQAIAQLVASIEANNRYQTLLGATGTGKTFSIAAVIEKVGKPTLVLAHNKTLAAQLCNELREFFPKNAVEYFVSYYDYYQPEAYIPVTDTYIEKTAAINDEIDMLRHSATRSLFERRDVIVVASISCIYGLGIPSEYLKAAIPLKVGMEVNQREILRDLTSVQYSRNDIEMGRGRFRVRGDVLEIGPAYEDRIIRVEFFGDEIDAIRYIDPVTGEILHSLSAVNIYPARHFVTPEERLEIACEDIAAELKQRKAELEEAGKLVEAQRIDQRTRYDLEMLREVGYCNGVENYSRHLAGRQAGEPPECLIDYFPKDWLLVIDESHVTVPQIRGMYNGDQARKKVLIEHGFRLPSAADNRPLKAEEFWTKVNQCIFVSATPGNWELEISEDRIVEQVIRPTGVIDPEIFVRPTEGQIDDLLAEIQDRIDRQERVLITTLTKRMAEDLTEYLQDHSIRVRYLHSEINSIERIEILQELREGNFDVLVGVNLLREGLDLPEVSLVAIMDADKEGFLRAERSLIQTIGRAARHVRGQAILYADNLTDSMIKAIEETDRRRGIQIEYNRVNGITPQPIVKKSSNAILSFLDISRRLNATDLETVEEQIGELPLEQIPELITQLETQMKEAAKKLEFEEAAKLRDRIKQLRDKMLGR, from the coding sequence ATGACAGAATTTGGTCTGCAAGCTCCCTTTAGTCCGACTGGCGACCAACCGCAAGCGATCGCCCAGTTAGTTGCTAGCATAGAAGCAAATAACCGTTATCAAACCTTATTAGGCGCGACGGGAACAGGTAAGACATTTTCCATCGCCGCAGTAATTGAGAAAGTGGGTAAGCCGACTTTAGTTTTGGCGCACAATAAAACCCTAGCCGCACAACTTTGTAATGAGTTGCGGGAATTCTTCCCAAAGAATGCTGTGGAGTATTTTGTCAGTTACTACGATTACTATCAGCCAGAAGCTTATATTCCCGTTACTGATACATATATTGAGAAGACAGCAGCCATTAATGACGAAATAGATATGCTGCGGCACTCAGCCACGCGATCGCTATTTGAACGGCGTGACGTAATTGTTGTAGCATCAATTAGCTGTATCTATGGTTTGGGTATCCCTTCTGAATATCTCAAAGCTGCCATCCCCTTAAAAGTAGGGATGGAAGTCAATCAACGTGAGATTTTACGGGACTTAACTTCAGTACAATATAGTCGCAACGACATAGAAATGGGACGGGGACGTTTCCGTGTCCGTGGTGATGTCCTAGAAATCGGCCCCGCCTACGAAGATAGAATCATTCGGGTAGAATTCTTTGGCGATGAAATTGACGCAATTCGCTACATCGACCCAGTTACAGGGGAAATTCTCCACAGTTTATCAGCTGTCAATATTTACCCGGCGCGTCACTTTGTCACCCCAGAGGAACGCTTAGAAATCGCCTGTGAAGATATCGCCGCCGAATTAAAACAACGCAAAGCCGAACTCGAAGAAGCCGGTAAATTAGTAGAAGCACAACGCATAGACCAACGTACACGCTACGACTTAGAAATGTTGCGGGAAGTTGGTTATTGTAACGGCGTAGAAAATTATTCCCGTCACTTAGCAGGAAGACAAGCTGGAGAACCACCAGAATGTTTAATTGATTACTTTCCTAAAGACTGGCTATTAGTAATTGATGAATCTCACGTTACTGTACCCCAAATTCGCGGGATGTATAACGGCGACCAAGCCAGAAAAAAAGTCTTAATTGAACATGGATTTAGATTACCAAGTGCGGCTGATAATCGACCTTTAAAAGCTGAAGAATTCTGGACGAAAGTCAATCAATGTATTTTCGTTTCTGCTACCCCTGGAAATTGGGAATTAGAAATTTCTGAAGATAGAATTGTTGAGCAAGTAATTCGCCCTACCGGAGTAATTGACCCAGAAATTTTTGTTCGTCCAACTGAAGGACAAATTGATGATTTATTAGCAGAAATTCAAGACAGAATAGACCGGCAAGAACGGGTATTAATTACCACGTTAACTAAACGTATGGCGGAGGATTTAACCGAATATCTCCAAGACCATAGTATTAGGGTGCGTTATTTACACTCAGAAATTAATTCCATTGAACGCATTGAGATTTTACAAGAATTGCGCGAAGGCAACTTTGATGTTTTAGTGGGTGTAAACTTACTGCGGGAAGGTTTAGACTTGCCAGAAGTTTCCTTAGTGGCAATCATGGATGCCGATAAAGAAGGATTCTTACGTGCTGAACGCTCCTTAATTCAAACCATCGGAAGAGCCGCGCGTCACGTTAGAGGACAAGCGATTTTATATGCTGATAATTTAACAGATAGCATGATTAAAGCTATTGAAGAAACCGACAGACGGCGGGGAATTCAAATAGAATACAATCGGGTAAACGGAATTACACCACAACCGATTGTGAAAAAATCCAGTAATGCAATTTTGTCTTTCTTAGATATTTCTAGAAGATTAAATGCTACAGATTTAGAAACTGTAGAAGAACAGATAGGCGAATTGCCATTAGAACAAATTCCTGAGTTGATTACTCAATTAGAAACTCAGATGAAAGAAGCCGCAAAGAAATTAGAATTTGAAGAGGCGGCAAAATTGCGCGATCGCATCAAGCAACTGCGCGATAAAATGCTGGGACGCTAG
- a CDS encoding DUF2141 domain-containing protein, whose product MKIHRLSQVLLASLLSLTCIKPLNAEPTSKLTVVVNGIRHQKGQICMRIYDSEKGFPLSDRSEVQSGCTRITGKSITKHFYGLKRGTYAVAVVDDQNGNQKLDSDFFGIPKEGFGISNNPKVSIQTGTPKFSKSSFTVTKNTTVNIDLKYSLDP is encoded by the coding sequence ATGAAAATTCATCGCTTAAGTCAAGTTTTATTAGCTAGTTTACTAAGCTTGACTTGTATTAAACCTTTGAATGCAGAGCCTACATCTAAATTAACAGTAGTTGTCAACGGAATCCGGCATCAAAAAGGTCAAATTTGCATGAGAATTTATGATAGTGAAAAAGGCTTTCCTTTAAGCGATCGCAGTGAAGTACAAAGCGGTTGTACTCGCATTACAGGTAAGTCTATCACTAAGCATTTTTATGGCTTAAAACGCGGCACTTATGCTGTAGCGGTAGTAGATGATCAAAATGGTAATCAAAAACTAGATTCTGATTTCTTTGGCATTCCCAAGGAAGGCTTTGGGATTTCTAATAATCCTAAAGTTTCTATTCAAACTGGGACACCTAAGTTTAGTAAATCCAGTTTTACTGTCACCAAAAATACAACTGTCAATATTGATTTGAAATACTCACTTGATCCCTAA
- a CDS encoding glycosyltransferase family 2 protein → MRELAAFLFRSLLGWLGIQVFISLLFLLYVRLSQTKNLPDEQLPKAAVILCLRGADPFLPNCIEALLQQNYPNYDLKLIIDSQEDPAWQIAHDTVNQLGVTNVEINHLRIIRHNCSLKCSSLIQAISELDDSYQVVALVDADTIVHSNWLRELVSPLDNPKIGATTGHRWYVPTGKYWGSLVRYTGNIASVVQMYLFGIPWGGTLAVKTEVLRHTGILEQWAQAFGEDLMMHNILKKHGLKVRFVPSLIMVNREECDLLGILDYLQRLILYSRLYHPRWLAIVSEAVSSILFPTFTIVLFFLSLGDAQWEVADLLFKSYSIYTLGLLSLMLLVEMVLQPVIRHQGQPGTKLSLPLIGRMLLAIPLTQWVYGLAMLSSIWISTVKWRGIMYRIRSPWNVRLVEYHPYDFLDQPVDSKISL, encoded by the coding sequence ATGAGAGAACTGGCAGCATTCTTGTTTAGGTCTTTGCTGGGATGGTTGGGGATTCAGGTATTTATTTCACTGTTATTTTTGTTATATGTGCGATTGTCGCAGACGAAAAATTTACCTGATGAACAGTTACCTAAAGCGGCTGTAATTCTGTGCTTGCGTGGGGCTGATCCTTTTTTACCCAACTGTATTGAGGCACTCTTACAACAAAACTACCCCAATTATGATTTAAAGCTGATTATCGACAGTCAAGAAGACCCAGCTTGGCAAATTGCTCATGATACCGTTAATCAATTGGGTGTGACTAATGTTGAAATTAATCACTTAAGAATCATTCGCCACAACTGTAGTCTCAAGTGTAGTTCTTTGATTCAAGCTATTTCTGAATTGGATGATTCTTATCAAGTAGTGGCTTTAGTTGATGCAGACACCATTGTACATTCCAATTGGCTAAGAGAGTTAGTTAGTCCTTTAGATAATCCTAAAATTGGGGCTACTACCGGTCATCGTTGGTATGTACCTACTGGCAAATATTGGGGTTCGTTGGTACGCTACACAGGAAATATTGCTTCAGTTGTGCAGATGTACCTATTTGGTATTCCTTGGGGTGGGACTTTGGCTGTGAAAACAGAGGTACTGCGTCACACAGGAATTTTAGAGCAGTGGGCGCAGGCTTTTGGGGAAGATTTGATGATGCACAACATCCTCAAAAAGCATGGTTTGAAGGTGAGATTTGTGCCGTCGCTGATTATGGTGAATCGTGAAGAGTGTGATTTGTTGGGGATACTTGACTATCTCCAACGTCTGATTCTTTATTCGCGTCTCTACCATCCCAGATGGCTAGCTATTGTCAGTGAGGCTGTGTCTAGTATTTTGTTTCCCACTTTCACAATTGTGTTGTTCTTCTTGTCGTTAGGTGATGCCCAGTGGGAAGTAGCAGATTTATTATTTAAATCCTACAGCATTTACACTTTGGGATTACTTTCGTTAATGCTGCTGGTTGAGATGGTATTACAACCAGTGATTCGCCATCAAGGTCAGCCAGGGACAAAGTTGTCTTTGCCATTGATAGGGAGAATGTTGTTAGCTATACCTTTAACACAATGGGTTTATGGGCTAGCGATGCTCTCTTCTATATGGATATCAACTGTCAAGTGGCGAGGGATTATGTACCGGATTCGCAGCCCTTGGAATGTACGGTTGGTCGAGTATCATCCCTATGATTTTTTAGATCAACCTGTTGATAGCAAAATTTCTCTTTGA
- a CDS encoding CsbD family protein produces the protein MSLEDKAKATAKNIEGKAQEALGNVTGDPQDEAEGKAKQAESKVRHTVENVKDDVKKKLD, from the coding sequence ATGAGTTTAGAAGATAAGGCAAAAGCGACAGCTAAAAATATCGAAGGTAAAGCTCAAGAAGCTTTAGGAAACGTAACTGGCGATCCTCAAGATGAAGCGGAAGGAAAAGCCAAGCAAGCTGAAAGCAAAGTTCGTCACACCGTTGAGAATGTCAAAGACGACGTGAAAAAGAAGCTTGATTGA
- the rpe gene encoding ribulose-phosphate 3-epimerase, which translates to MTQNRSEKPIVISPSILSADFSRLGDEIRAVDAAGADWIHVDVMDGRFVPNITIGPLVVEAIRPVTKKPLDVHLMIVEPEKYVEGFAKAGADIISVHCEHNASPHLHRTLGQIKELGKQAGVVLNPGTPLELIEYVLELCDLVLIMSVNPGFGGQSFIPEVVPKIRKLRQMCDERGLDPWIEVDGGLKANNTWQVLEAGANAIVAGSAVFNAKDYAEAITNIRNSKRPTPELAKV; encoded by the coding sequence ATGACCCAAAACCGATCTGAAAAACCCATTGTTATTTCTCCATCTATCCTATCAGCCGACTTTAGTCGTTTAGGTGATGAGATTCGGGCTGTAGATGCAGCTGGAGCTGATTGGATTCACGTTGATGTAATGGACGGTCGTTTCGTACCTAATATTACAATAGGCCCTCTGGTAGTGGAGGCGATTCGTCCCGTGACCAAAAAACCTCTCGATGTTCACTTGATGATTGTTGAACCAGAGAAGTATGTAGAAGGTTTCGCTAAAGCAGGTGCAGATATTATTTCTGTACACTGTGAACATAACGCTTCTCCACACTTGCACCGCACTCTGGGACAAATCAAAGAACTCGGTAAGCAAGCTGGGGTTGTACTTAACCCTGGTACTCCTTTAGAACTAATTGAATATGTTCTAGAACTGTGCGACTTAGTATTAATTATGAGCGTTAACCCCGGTTTCGGTGGTCAAAGCTTTATTCCCGAAGTTGTACCCAAAATCCGTAAGCTGCGTCAAATGTGTGATGAACGTGGTTTAGATCCTTGGATTGAAGTTGATGGCGGATTGAAAGCTAACAATACTTGGCAAGTTTTAGAAGCCGGCGCAAATGCAATTGTGGCTGGTTCTGCTGTATTCAACGCTAAAGATTACGCGGAAGCAATTACCAATATTCGTAACAGCAAACGTCCCACACCAGAATTAGCCAAAGTTTAA
- a CDS encoding glycosyltransferase family 2 protein, translating to MNDFVVSISQFLVIWLVIQVSSVLLFLWSLNSPSKTLSDEQLPKTAVVLCLRGADPFLPNCLTSLLQQNYPNYDVKLIIDSEQDPAWQVVSDTINQLGVTNYQINHLRSIRQTCSLKCSSLIQAVSELDESYKVVALVDADTIVHSNWLRELVSPLNNPSVGATTGNRWYLPTGRYWGSLVRYIWNVSAIVQMYLYGIPWGGTLAIKTEVLHQTGLLEKWGQAFGEDTMIRSVLGKHNLKVKFVPSLIMLNQEETDLPSLRYWLQRQLMASRLYHPLWPAVVADTVFTILLPHLLIVVMVLASFSGDGNTATLAFLWYVIYILALVMLMIFLELSIQPVIRSQGKPVIELSWPLIWKMIIGMPFTHWIYAIAMFRSFDMPTVHWRGVTYEVQGSWQIRLKEYRPYQTQDQPSDRQISL from the coding sequence ATGAATGATTTTGTGGTGTCGATATCGCAATTTTTGGTTATTTGGTTAGTTATTCAGGTGAGCAGCGTATTGCTGTTTTTGTGGAGTTTAAATTCTCCCTCCAAAACTTTGTCTGATGAGCAATTACCGAAAACAGCCGTTGTGTTGTGTTTAAGGGGTGCTGACCCGTTTTTACCTAATTGTTTAACTTCTTTACTTCAGCAAAACTATCCAAATTACGATGTGAAGCTGATTATTGATAGTGAACAAGACCCAGCTTGGCAAGTGGTGAGCGATACGATTAATCAATTGGGTGTGACTAATTACCAAATTAATCATTTGCGAAGTATCCGACAGACCTGTAGTCTCAAATGTAGTTCTTTAATTCAAGCGGTATCGGAACTAGATGAGTCTTATAAGGTTGTGGCGTTAGTGGATGCTGATACGATAGTGCATTCCAATTGGTTGCGGGAATTAGTCTCACCGTTAAATAATCCTTCTGTGGGTGCAACTACAGGAAATCGTTGGTATCTTCCTACAGGCAGGTATTGGGGTTCTCTAGTCCGTTACATCTGGAATGTTTCAGCCATTGTACAGATGTACCTCTACGGGATTCCTTGGGGCGGGACTTTAGCTATTAAGACAGAGGTGTTGCATCAGACAGGACTGTTGGAGAAGTGGGGACAAGCCTTTGGCGAAGACACGATGATTCGTAGTGTTTTGGGTAAACATAACCTGAAGGTGAAGTTTGTACCTTCTTTGATTATGTTGAATCAAGAAGAGACAGATTTGCCAAGTTTGAGGTATTGGTTACAACGTCAATTAATGGCTTCTCGTCTTTACCACCCTTTGTGGCCTGCGGTGGTGGCTGATACGGTGTTTACGATTTTGTTACCACATCTGTTAATTGTGGTGATGGTACTAGCTTCGTTTAGTGGTGATGGCAATACAGCTACTCTCGCCTTCCTTTGGTACGTAATTTATATACTGGCGTTAGTGATGCTCATGATCTTCTTGGAGTTGAGTATTCAGCCAGTGATTCGTTCTCAAGGTAAGCCAGTCATAGAATTATCATGGCCACTCATCTGGAAGATGATCATAGGAATGCCTTTCACACACTGGATTTATGCCATAGCCATGTTTCGCTCATTTGATATGCCGACAGTCCATTGGCGTGGTGTTACCTATGAAGTGCAAGGTTCTTGGCAGATCCGATTGAAGGAATATCGTCCCTATCAAACACAAGATCAACCAAGCGATCGCCAAATTTCTCTGTGA
- the devC gene encoding ABC transporter permease DevC encodes MNFKIPLAWLQLAQQRLRFLVAVAGIAFIVLLMFVQLGFQDALYSSATAVHQSLKGDLFLVSSQYKALTANQSFSRTRLYQTLGFEGVESVNAMYLQFAKLKNPATGEKYSIYVMGFDPGQSVLNIPEIEQNLDRLKIPDVMLFDRDSRPEFGPIAENFEKGDTEQTIEIFPFDGPRGYKVRVGGLFSLGPSFGVDGNLIVSDSTFLRINPNTRPVEKIDIGIITLSPKADKDKVLANLRANLPNDVRVFTRQGFIDFEKQYWSARTPIGFILNLMLTMASVVGVVIVYQILYSNIATQFIAYATLKAIGYPNSYLLNVVFQQALILALLAYIPGFLVSVALYDFAMEATKLPIVMTGNNALIVFISAVLMCITSGALAINKLRSADPADIF; translated from the coding sequence ATGAATTTTAAAATTCCTTTAGCATGGCTACAGCTAGCTCAACAAAGGCTGCGTTTCCTGGTAGCTGTAGCCGGTATTGCCTTCATTGTTTTGCTGATGTTTGTGCAGCTTGGTTTCCAAGACGCTCTTTATTCTAGTGCTACCGCAGTACACCAAAGCCTCAAAGGTGACTTATTTTTAGTTAGTTCTCAATATAAAGCTTTGACGGCAAATCAAAGTTTTTCTCGGACTCGTTTATACCAAACTTTAGGGTTTGAGGGCGTGGAATCAGTTAACGCCATGTATTTGCAATTTGCTAAGTTAAAAAACCCGGCAACTGGAGAGAAATATTCTATCTATGTAATGGGTTTCGACCCAGGCCAATCTGTGTTGAATATTCCTGAAATTGAGCAGAATTTAGATAGGCTGAAAATTCCTGATGTCATGTTATTTGACAGGGATTCACGACCAGAATTTGGCCCCATCGCTGAAAATTTTGAAAAAGGCGATACCGAACAGACAATTGAAATCTTTCCCTTTGATGGGCCTAGAGGTTACAAAGTTAGAGTTGGTGGCTTATTTAGTTTAGGCCCTTCCTTTGGTGTTGATGGTAACTTAATTGTTAGTGACTCAACTTTTCTTCGCATCAATCCCAATACTCGCCCAGTTGAAAAAATAGATATAGGTATCATCACTCTCAGTCCCAAAGCTGATAAAGACAAAGTATTAGCAAATTTACGTGCTAATTTACCTAATGATGTCAGGGTATTTACACGCCAAGGGTTTATTGATTTTGAAAAACAATATTGGTCTGCTAGAACACCAATTGGTTTCATTCTCAACCTCATGCTGACAATGGCTTCTGTTGTGGGTGTGGTTATTGTCTATCAAATTCTCTACAGCAATATTGCTACCCAATTTATTGCTTATGCCACATTAAAAGCTATTGGCTATCCCAATTCTTATCTTTTAAATGTGGTATTTCAACAAGCTTTAATCTTAGCATTATTAGCTTACATCCCAGGGTTTTTAGTTTCCGTAGCTTTGTATGATTTTGCAATGGAAGCTACAAAGTTACCAATCGTTATGACTGGAAACAATGCTTTAATTGTCTTTATTTCAGCCGTGTTAATGTGCATAACTTCAGGCGCACTTGCTATTAACAAACTTCGTTCCGCAGACCCGGCAGATATTTTTTAG
- a CDS encoding CsbD family protein: protein MNLEERAKATAKNIEGKVQEAVGNITGNPQDQAEGQAKQAESQVRHTIENIKDEVRKNLD, encoded by the coding sequence ATGAATTTAGAAGAAAGAGCAAAAGCTACCGCTAAAAATATCGAAGGCAAAGTTCAAGAGGCAGTAGGAAACATTACTGGAAATCCTCAAGACCAAGCTGAAGGACAAGCCAAGCAAGCTGAAAGCCAAGTTCGTCACACCATCGAAAATATCAAAGATGAAGTGAGAAAAAATCTTGACTAG
- a CDS encoding NAD(P)-dependent oxidoreductase — MNLQNKTLLITGIDEFIGLRAAELAIAQGIKVRGLQSSNQSDAAKKLGAEVIVGSITDATVAQKACQGVDVVLHTAQLTEEAGPIKQFQEMNVGGAVNMAKAAKSAGVKTFVHLSSILVYGFDYSDRITESGQLSANDNPYCQTKIAAEKELLPLNSPPDFGIIIIRAGDVYGPGSLPWVVRPIHFMRQKLFAYPNDGQGVINHVYVDNLIDAIFLAVEKQAHGEIFNITDGEATSWKEYFMRLAAMEGLPTPMSLPKDEIKLFLKLRHQGQKLFRKKADILPESVDFMSRPYACSIAKAQSLLDYKPKIDLETGLSQTKHWLETTDIQKLLK, encoded by the coding sequence ATGAATTTGCAAAATAAGACTCTGCTGATTACTGGAATTGATGAATTTATCGGCTTGCGTGCGGCTGAGTTAGCTATCGCACAGGGAATCAAGGTGCGTGGGTTGCAAAGCTCTAATCAGTCTGATGCAGCCAAGAAATTAGGTGCTGAAGTAATTGTTGGTAGTATCACCGATGCTACTGTGGCGCAAAAGGCTTGTCAGGGAGTAGATGTTGTTTTACATACTGCTCAACTTACCGAAGAAGCTGGCCCCATTAAACAGTTTCAGGAAATGAACGTTGGCGGAGCTGTGAATATGGCGAAAGCTGCTAAAAGTGCTGGTGTCAAGACTTTTGTGCATCTTTCTAGTATTTTGGTGTATGGATTTGATTATAGCGATCGCATCACCGAATCTGGTCAACTCTCCGCTAATGATAACCCCTACTGTCAAACCAAAATAGCTGCCGAAAAGGAACTTTTACCCCTCAATTCTCCCCCAGATTTCGGCATCATTATTATTCGCGCTGGTGATGTTTATGGGCCTGGAAGTTTACCTTGGGTAGTTAGACCTATTCACTTCATGCGTCAAAAGTTATTTGCTTATCCTAATGATGGACAAGGTGTTATTAATCATGTCTATGTAGATAACTTGATTGATGCTATCTTTTTAGCAGTAGAAAAACAGGCACACGGCGAGATTTTTAATATCACCGATGGCGAAGCAACATCTTGGAAAGAATATTTCATGCGCCTAGCCGCAATGGAAGGTTTACCAACGCCTATGTCTTTACCAAAAGATGAAATAAAACTGTTTTTAAAGCTACGCCATCAGGGACAAAAACTATTTCGTAAGAAAGCGGATATCCTTCCAGAATCGGTAGATTTTATGAGTCGTCCCTATGCCTGTTCAATTGCTAAAGCCCAAAGTTTATTAGATTACAAACCCAAAATTGATTTAGAAACAGGGCTAAGTCAAACCAAGCATTGGCTAGAAACAACTGATATTCAAAAGCTACTTAAATGA
- a CDS encoding glycosyltransferase, with translation MNKPKLRIALFTGLYAPFLTGVSVAVHQRVRWLLQQGHEVFLVHPQFNDRYPKQVGDRPMPGLDELKSYPNFSSYSFPTEPLIFYKSLPQPLSYRHWSDTKLLTEFQPDIIVVEESAQMRGVYSALIQGYGRPVGVQYAQRTKTPIISVFHTDIVAYIRYYLGDVFFKFLRPIIPMLVKQSSEVYDLNVFSSREQLIKYQNLGCHPSEYVPYQGIDCEKFHPRNICHNPIPDDDRPTILFVGRITAEKNVPQLIDAYPFIAAKIPDVHLVIVGSGPLDAEIRKRAEKFGSGITIWGESHGTELLGWFARADVFVNPSVTENFCTTTNEALASGTPVVAALAPSTSEQVTPGQNGFLAEPNNPADFAQKVVEILSNPELRATMAAQARPSILEYDWSACMEKFETKLYELVQVTNTAETTAV, from the coding sequence ATGAACAAGCCTAAACTTCGCATTGCTTTATTTACAGGGTTATATGCTCCTTTTTTGACTGGTGTTTCTGTTGCTGTTCACCAGAGGGTGCGTTGGTTACTACAACAAGGACATGAGGTCTTTTTAGTCCATCCCCAGTTTAATGATCGGTATCCTAAACAAGTAGGCGATCGCCCTATGCCTGGGTTAGATGAGTTAAAATCTTATCCCAATTTCTCGTCCTACTCCTTCCCCACCGAACCGCTAATCTTTTACAAATCTCTACCCCAACCGTTGAGTTATCGCCATTGGAGCGACACCAAATTACTAACAGAGTTTCAACCCGATATCATCGTGGTAGAGGAATCAGCCCAAATGCGGGGGGTATACTCGGCTTTAATCCAAGGTTATGGTCGTCCTGTAGGTGTGCAGTACGCCCAACGGACTAAAACCCCCATTATTTCAGTCTTTCACACAGATATCGTTGCTTATATCAGATACTACTTGGGTGATGTCTTCTTTAAGTTCTTGCGTCCCATCATTCCTATGCTGGTGAAGCAGTCTAGCGAAGTCTACGATCTCAATGTCTTTTCTTCTCGCGAACAATTAATTAAATACCAAAATCTCGGCTGTCATCCTAGCGAATACGTTCCTTATCAGGGAATAGATTGCGAAAAATTCCATCCTCGCAATATCTGTCACAACCCCATCCCCGATGACGATAGACCGACGATTCTTTTTGTCGGACGCATCACTGCTGAAAAGAATGTCCCCCAATTAATTGATGCTTATCCTTTTATTGCTGCCAAAATTCCCGACGTGCATTTAGTGATTGTGGGTAGTGGCCCTCTAGATGCAGAAATTCGCAAACGCGCTGAAAAGTTCGGCTCAGGTATTACTATCTGGGGTGAGTCCCACGGTACAGAGTTGTTAGGTTGGTTTGCGCGCGCGGATGTGTTTGTCAATCCTTCTGTGACGGAAAACTTCTGCACCACCACTAATGAAGCTTTGGCTTCCGGTACTCCTGTAGTTGCAGCTTTAGCACCGTCAACTTCAGAACAAGTCACTCCTGGTCAAAATGGCTTTTTAGCTGAACCCAACAATCCCGCAGATTTTGCTCAAAAGGTTGTAGAAATTCTCTCTAACCCTGAACTAAGAGCAACTATGGCCGCACAGGCTCGTCCTTCCATCTTGGAATACGATTGGTCAGCCTGTATGGAGAAATTTGAAACCAAATTGTATGAGTTGGTGCAAGTTACGAATACAGCAGAAACTACGGCTGTTTAG
- a CDS encoding DUF6006 family protein produces the protein MKTLMRRSLLTLSSAIALSFVISPPSPAGQVSGWWGGYWDCNIDGRPARMRWDVVDDSQTSCNGDTCSTSSGVRWKGSFSDNGSRWVALTEPRQGNRGGLYFRHADGNRWYLPKPTNNRTTGWTTWNGQRYPLSCWK, from the coding sequence ATGAAGACTTTAATGCGGCGATCGCTTTTAACTCTATCATCTGCGATCGCTTTATCCTTCGTCATTTCTCCTCCTTCCCCTGCTGGTCAGGTTTCTGGATGGTGGGGTGGTTATTGGGATTGTAATATCGACGGACGACCAGCCCGTATGAGATGGGATGTAGTTGATGATAGCCAAACAAGCTGTAACGGTGATACTTGCAGCACCAGTTCTGGTGTGCGCTGGAAAGGTAGTTTTTCTGACAACGGTTCGCGCTGGGTGGCGTTGACAGAACCGCGTCAAGGGAATCGTGGCGGATTGTATTTCCGTCATGCTGATGGCAATCGATGGTATTTACCCAAGCCTACAAACAATAGAACCACGGGTTGGACTACATGGAACGGTCAACGCTATCCGCTCTCATGCTGGAAATAG